A portion of the Trichocoleus sp. genome contains these proteins:
- a CDS encoding ATP-binding protein has translation MKSPGISDRVIGILETEQSRWFEAFSRCSNVGKIQGTGLGLAIVKRCIDAFKLR, from the coding sequence GTGAAATCTCCAGGCATCAGCGATCGCGTCATTGGTATTCTTGAAACTGAGCAATCTCGCTGGTTTGAAGCTTTCAGCCGTTGCAGTAATGTAGGGAAGATTCAAGGCACTGGCTTGGGCTTGGCAATTGTAAAACGCTGCATTGACGCCTTTAAGCTGCGGTAA
- a CDS encoding HD domain-containing protein, whose protein sequence is MSKLEQAIQLATKLHSGQVDKGGERYIEHPLRVMNSVDGETEKIVAVLHDTVEDTNVTIAELEDLFGSPVASAVKALTRLAGEDYFDFIDRVKQNPIAAKVKVADIKDNMNLSRLKTISDQDRKRNAKYKKALNILQPNE, encoded by the coding sequence ATGTCAAAGCTAGAGCAAGCAATTCAATTAGCGACTAAACTTCACAGTGGGCAAGTAGATAAAGGAGGGGAAAGATATATTGAACATCCTTTGCGAGTGATGAATTCTGTAGATGGTGAGACAGAAAAGATTGTTGCTGTTCTCCATGACACTGTGGAAGATACAAATGTCACCATTGCAGAGCTAGAAGATCTCTTTGGGTCGCCTGTTGCCTCCGCAGTGAAAGCACTAACCAGATTGGCTGGTGAAGATTATTTTGACTTTATAGATAGAGTAAAGCAAAATCCAATTGCAGCGAAAGTGAAAGTTGCTGATATTAAAGACAACATGAACTTATCTCGCTTAAAAACAATCTCTGATCAAGACCGAAAAAGAAATGCAAAATATAAAAAGGCATTGAATATACTACAGCCTAATGAATGA